The region agtacaaatgaaacaaatagaATAAATTGGAGCTGTAAGGGAATTGTTAATGTTTCATTATGggaaaaacatttgtgtttatcCTAAAAATGATTTGCCTACAGGTGAATATAGACTTGTTTAGATAGTTGACAGTAATGAGCAAGTAAGGGAACTGTTTTGAGTTTATTGATGTAGCACATGTGAGATAAATGCCAAGTTAACTGGTCTCCGAAGACCAGGTGTCCGTGGCTGTGTTTGATCGGTCTGATTGGATCaggtgtgttcatgtttgtaaaTTAGATAAGAAGGAGACGTAAGCAGGAAAGCTAAGGTGGGTTTCTGTTCAGAGTCTTGGCTCTTGTGTTGTGTAGCAGGCGGCTCTCTGGCTCAGTTACTGCAATTGGCTGTATCGTCTATGTAGATGGCTACCAATACTGTATTCTgtcaaattaatgcaaaaaccAGGACTCGCCCTCATGAAactaaaaaatagaaaatataaaaaagacatttctccCTTTTAGTTTCTGaggtttttttctccaaaggagaaaataaaacaaatgattaataGAGCAGATATGTAAGCTGGAGCAGACTAAAAAAGCTATTTCTGgttctggttttggtctttacctgctcctgagggaaatatctggatCTTTAGCTCCACTActttcaccagctggtctctaactaAGTCTGTCGAGGTCTATGAGTCTATCTTTACATGGGCTACCAGCCCTGTCAAGCCCATGTAACGATATTTTAATTACAGAGCAATAATTGTCGAATTACCATTTGGCCTCCTCGACACCAAAGTTAGTTGGCATGTCCAGGGATCGGTTGCTCTTCATGGAGACCATGCTGGGACACGTGGACCCACCTGCAATCATCTGTGAACTAAGAGGAgagattgttttatttactcATCATTTCTTCAGAGAAAACTGATATGGCACACCAGTTAGGAAACAGTTGCTtcttacacatccagcagatacggagcaacattagtggtgtttgtgtccacctggtaaatctaagtccagtattcgCTCTCTCTTaactctggttttggtctctaccagctcctATAGGATATAGTTGGATCTTTAGctcctaaatgctccactactttcaccagctggtctctggctgTGTCTGTCAAGGAAAACTCAACGGACCACTATGACCTGCAAGGCAAGGGTCACATGACTGATGGAGGTAGCTGAGCTAAAACCGCCGCTAGCGACATTACCTGCTAGCATGTTTACTTCCAGCTGACCACTACTGACTGTGCAAGCTTTTAAGATGTAAATGGACCACACTGACTGGGCTTTAAGATgttgttttgtgagtttttattttaaaaatgttacaatgGACACATTTCAGAAGGACTTTAGTATTGAAAatggtgtttgttgtttgttgtctaTTTATCACAGTGGCATTTTGATGCCTCGACTTCATTAGATTGGGGAAATCTATCCAAACGACAGATTGACACAATGGAACCATTTTTTTAGAAGGACTTTATTATTGAAAATGGTGTTTGTTGTCTATTTAGGTGTTGTTTGTCTATAAGGAGATACATTTTAAGATCAAAATCTAGACTTGTTTATATGATTTCATGACGCTGTGCCTGACGGGGTAACCTGCTTCCAGCCCTGTCAAGCCCAtgtaaagatattttaattACAGAGCAATAATTGTCGAATTACCATTCGGCCTCCTCGACACCAAAGTTAGTTGGCATGTCCAGGGATCGGTTGCTCTTCATGGAGACCATGCTGGGACACGTGGACCCACCTGCAATCATCTGTGAACTAAGAGGAgagattgttttatttactcATCATTTCTTCAGAGAAAACTGATATGGCACACCAGTTAGGAAACAGTTGCTtcttacacatccagcagatacggagcaacattagtggtgtttgtgtccacctggtaaatctaagtccagtattcactctctcttaactctggttttggtctctaccagctcctATAGGATATAGTTGGATCTTTAGctcctaaatgctccactactttcaccagctggtctctggctgTGTCTGTCAAGGAAAACTCAACGGACCACTATGACCTGCAAGGCAAGGGTCACATGACTGATGGAGGTAGCTGAGCTAAAACCGATGCTAGTGACATTACCTGCTAGCATGTTTACTTCCAGCTGACCACTACTGACTGTGCAAGCTTTTAAGATGTAAATGGACCACACTGACTGGGCTTTAAGATGTTGAgagattgttttatttactcATCGTTTCTCCAGAGAGCGGTCTTTTACTCCCCATGTATACTAGACACACATGAATTAAtgatacaaaacacacattacaagGAAATCGGGGAGAGGCATTGACTTGCAGTGCAGTAACTACAGTTTAAGATGAACAACAGGTAAAAGACCGAGAGCACTTAGCATGCGCAAGAGCTGTATTAGGAAGGAAACAATCCACATGGCCCATTGCGACGAGATAAGGATTTCACTAAATTTCTAAgcataaactgtgtttttgctctGAACCTCTTGCTGCCTGCAGAGGTTAAACTTACATGCCCGGACACTCCATGCAGGAGCTAACCTCAGCTGACTCAGAGGGAAGGCCGGGGCTTGCGGAGGCGCGTCGCTTTCCTTTCTTCCCGGGCATTTCTGCTGCCAAACAGCCCGAgccctaaaaaaacaacaacgacAAAAATTCTTTCAAGAGGTTCCTAAAGAGCAAATTTAAGCATAACCGCAGTGTTACACACagacccacccacacacacacacacacacacacgcacacacacacacacacacacacacaaggcagaATCGTAAACACTTCCTGTGAAATAGgaaatactaataataataataataataaatctaatCTGAAGGTGGATCTGACCTTTGGTTTGTGCTCTATACCAACAGTAGTTTTATTGTTACTCTGCCTGGAGAACTGCAGTGTGAAGTGAAGACTCCACCGCTGCTGCTAATCCTTCAAGGTTCGACGAAGCGTCGCTGCGCACTCGAAGCTTCCGAGAGAGACCGACCCACGGCGCCCGGCTCAAGCCGAGCTCACACGGGGAAACACACGGTTCCTTACTTTCTCGCCATGAAACGATTCGTTCACGtcctttcttttccatttcacttTTCCTCCACTCGAAGTGCGACGgccattgcccccccccccccgccagtGAGTTAGGGAAGTCCCGTGGTTGGTTTAGTTTCGGTTTCGCCGATTTCAGCTCcacaagtggaaaaaaacaaaacttaacaagatttttttttatacattcattttagGGCAGTGCCCACTGAGAGCCCCCCCACAGGCAGAAGATCACATAATTAAACTGTGATTAAACACATTACAATTTATTGAAAGCATTTGTGGATAAAATAGAGTTCCTCCAACTTCATGGAAGTGCAAAACTAAATCGCGGTGTACCCCctttaaaaaattcatatttactCACCGGCTGACACATGCGCTGTCCTTACACACAGGTAAACATAAGATAAAGAAGTAGTCGTGTTAAGAGCAGGTGATAAACCTTAGGTTCATCAACCAGCAGGTGACAAAGTCATTGAACACACCTTCAGAgaggttcaaaaaaaaaaaaaaaaaggcagaaccATACTGAAGTTTTTTAGAAATAATTGCTCAGGAATCACAGGAGATGACTGGTGGCCATCTTCAATGCCGTCAGACACTGTTCAAAGCAGATGATCAGAATCCCTTTTTTGATCAGAACTTCGGTGCAGGTTCGGCCTGATCGATTATAGGATTTTCTGTCCGGCAGAGTCAAGGACGGTCTGTGTCGCTGTGggtgagttgttttttgttgttttttttgttgttgttttttttaaattaactttcaAACAGTCCAAAAAGGCAGCGTGCGCACGTTCCAGCTGGTCGCTCAACCTCAAATGTACTACTGAGCTCAAACTCAAAGCGGTCAATGTCCGTGGAGCTTcccattttattgaaatatcatTGCTGACGCGTTTCGGCCGCAGACCGAATTAATAGTCAGGTCAGTGACCTAGGTCGGTCAACATGCCTCACACGCGAGGGATGTTGACTCTTACATCAAGGGACAGGTAAAGGGACAGGGGACAAACACCCAGGCCTAGTGActctaacaaaaacacagtcttGTATAGAGAATGGCAAGAACACAACATTAAGGTCTCTGGAGACCATAGTATTGAGCCTGTCGATCCAATACTTGTGTctcgatgttttttttttttttttgtgtgaaatatcaCCATCTCTAGGGAGACCTGCTGTTTCAAGGCCAGTGAGCCGAAGGGAGGATGTGATATGTTGTGCCTGGccaccatatatatatatatatatatatatatatacacatgcatatatatatacatatatgtatgtatgtgtgtatatatacatatatgatttgatttgtgttttttcagctaaaaaaaacctcaaaagcctcatttcagaaaaacaaacactaaaaaacaaTTTGCGGAAGTTGAAGCTTCCTTATCCAAATGGAGGATCTAAAGGGTAGAAGGCCTTTGAGGCAAATGTGTGGTTTGGGATTTTGGTTCTgtctaaaaacaaaactcactCTCCCTTGGAGGGCAGTATGTTGGCGCCTCTGTCCTGAGTTATTGGAGCAGTGGGAACGCTCTTATGATAGCAACGACACAGTTCCAGGGGATTAGATATGACATGTTGATTTATTGTGAATTAGCGAAGCAAATAGTCAAACCCAGGCTCAATGACACTTCAGCAACAGAGTGTGGAGTGTAAAACCAAGACAGCAACCGGCTCCCCTTATGATGAATCCATTTCCTTTCAACAGCTACAGGTACATTTATCAACAGGACATCATTTGACATCAAAATAcagatttcaaacatttaaaactgggTAATTCAAATTTTACCGTAGTTTCCCAACAAACATGGCTTTGACATCACAGAGTGCAGACCGTTTCCCTCTCTGTGCCCAGTCTTGAATTAGATTGAATTAGCttctttttcatacatttggaaaaaccagagttcattttaaatttttattctgGCTTTAATACAGAATCCGGGAGTTTCTTTGTCCATAACCACGAAGCGCATCACAGTCGCACCACGGGATGTGCGTTCGCAGTGGTGTTCAACCTGTTATGGGACTCCACACGCCCGCGGAGGCGAGTTGTCGCTGTCATCCTCCCAGGACGAGGAGGTGAACCCTGCAGGAGCCGAGATGGAGTGAGGGGCGGGCGTGTGGCCGAGGCCTTGGTACCGGCCACTCGATGAAGGGGAGGAGGGCATCGATGTGGCTGCCACTGCGAGGGGGTCCTGGGAATTCGCTGTGAGGAGGCCGGTGTGTTCGGTGTGTTCAGGTCGAGTTGCCGCACCAAAATAGATCTTGTTTGGGCGTCCCAGGAACGTACGACCTGATGGGGGGTCAGAGGGATGTTTACCATGGCTGCAGATGGATATGATGATAAAAGGCAGCGCGAGTCCCGATTCAAGACTCAccatttgatgcttttctttgtcacacatgacAGAAAACTAAATATCTTAGGATTTTAAACTGATGGTCgcagacaagacaagacatctgaagatgtgttttactgttcactgccattttatagacaaaacgattaaaGCTGTTAATCAAAAAATTAGAGTCAGataatcattagctgcaacCCTATAAAAAACTATTACACACTGAGTTAAATTTAGACATGAAATGTCAATAAGGAAAAACTaggataaaatgaaaactagtaaaaaaaaaacccagaaagaataaataataatatatatagtaATTATATTAGTGAAATTAAGccgataaataaataaaaacacagatatggaaaaaaaaacaacaggaaaattAGGTTCAGAAGTAATTTTTCTCGTTGATGAGAGACAGACTCAAGGTAATTTCCACTCACCGACATGCCGACCTGCTCTGTGACATCAGCTCTAATATCTGAGAAATCCCACATGGCCAGAAAGCTGTCGAAGCACGacccctcctctgcctcctggatggagggatggacgGAAAAAAAGAGGGTAAACAGGAGTAAAACGGGACTTCATTGATACACAGTgtcatagatagatagatagatagatagatagagtgTTTACCTGTACATAGGGCTTGTAGGTGAAGGTGTAGTGGTGAGCAATGGCAGCCAGGAACATCTCTATGCAGATGATGAAGTCCTgtatcgattaatcaagaatctggtttaagtttaaattaaattctaaaaTCATGTACCAAGTTTTTATTTCAAGCAAAATGTATATTCTCTGGGTTTTGGAGACTTTCCTCTGTGTATGGAAAGtgaatatttacaaaaaaattaccaaaacgTACTAAAACTAAGTACATTAACCTAAGCACTGTACTTAAATCCACTTTTGAGGTCGTTGTacattacttgagtatttccattgtctgctactttatacttctactccactacaattcagagaGAATTACCGcaccttttactccactactaCTTACGATCTGACAACCTCCTCCACAACTGAAGGGATATTTATATACCACTGTGTACAAATATTATGCAACCAGGGAACGGGCATTTCCCCTTTTTGTTCTCTGCGGTCAGGTAGAGAAAGTTTAGGTGTCAGTTAACTGTCGGTTCACTTGACTTTGAGGAACCAATGTGGTTTAATTGTTTCTAAAGGTGTGCACCTGCAGTCCAGTAGCCACGGCCTCAACGCTGTCCCAGTCCCAGGTGTGTTTGTCGGAGATCACACCGACCTTCACCAGGAACGCTATTAAAACAGCCTGcctgaggagggagggagagagagagagagagagagagggatgagtgCATCAGCACAGTTtacctccctccttcctccctctccccttcctTCCATCCTCACCAGAAGGAGACGAAGACCACCAGTTTGACGCAGAGGAACTTGCCCACGGGCCTGATGGGAGTCAGCTCCTCTTTAAGAGCTCGGTACAGCAACACCAGACAGTACATGGCAAACTGGAGAGAGACGGGGGTATATGATTAACACCAATGGCAGCGGATCACGTTTGTCTCCCATGAATGGTCCTCACTTTGTCAAAGGGCTGTTAACAAAGCTTAGGAGTTAAGGTCAGAATTGGGTTCGGGTTAAGATTAGGGTTAAGGAACGTGATGCAGTGTATCACGAGCGTAgtgagcaagtgtgtgtgtgtgtgtgtgtgtgagcgagtcTTTACCAGCTGAGATATGTTGTTGATTATGACCAGGTAGGACCAGGCGTTTCGGAAGCTGAAGTTGGCTTCGTCATAAACCCCGCAGAGCTGACAGATCCTGCAGACAGAGAGCGAAACACTAAATCTCACCTCACACGCTTCAACCTTAGCATTTCACAGTGTGTTATAAAGATGATGCAAAGCTTCCCGAATAGAAAGACAGCAGATTGTGCTCCTAACATTACACCGTTGGCACCGTTACGCTCtcaaaaaatctaattttacaTCCACACATGCTGTTAAACTAAAGTgcatctggctttttttttcatgccaaaCCCCGagcctgacctttgaccttcgaAACACAGCAATCATCCGCTGCTGAGCAAGCTGGTCCGACTACAGTACGGACAGTGTCGTTACCGTGGCTACCACAGCTCGCGCCCGCGGTTATTACCACGGCTACATGGTTACAGTCAGCCACTTTGTAAATGTTATCACTACAGTTAGACGCCACACAGAGAGAACAGTATGAAACACCGTGGTTACAGTGGGAAAATGAGGAAACTAACAGTGGTTCCTACCGTGGCTACGGTAGGAAAGACGCAACGGTGTCTCCACCGGTGCAAAACTTACAGCGCTATCACCGTGGTGACGGGTCTGACCACAGTGTACTGGAGGACTCCCAGTTTACACCTGAACAGCAGCACCCTGacagagaacgagagagagaccCGGTTCAACACACGCGCATCCACCCGTATGTCCAGCGTCTGTCTGCTCGTCATGCACTCTGACACCATAGATCCGTCTTACTCTCCCATGGGCCACGGCGGGCAGCAGCACAGCGGGGgcaggtgctgctgctgctgctggacctCCAGCATGAGCACCAGGCTGGGGTACTGGTTACTGAGGAAGTTCAGCAGGAACACCAGGAAGTTGTAGATGACGTAGGCCTCGTAGCACTCCCTGCACGTGTCCACGTAGATGGCCAGGCTGGGGTAGCGCAGCGCCAGCCACTGacgggggaggggggagaggtgATAGGAAATGGCAAGAGGGTTATTTTTTAGTAGGTAGACgtgataaaaaaataagaagtaAAGTTTTACGGTGGCGAGATTGAGCAGGAGTCAcatgaaagaaagagggaaagaagacagaaaagttTGCTCCCAGGGAGTATATGTCATTAGCTGTAACTGAGTTAAGTGGCATCAGACCGTATAAGATAAAACAGTCGAAAACACGGAGGGAGGTGTGTGTACTGTAACTTGACGTCTGGTCTCATGACACAGCCCCATCGTCTCCAATTAAGTTCCAAGCGGGGGAATAAGAGGGACAgaccgctgtgtgtgtgtgtgtgtgtgtgtgtgtgtgtgtgtgtgtgtgtgtgtgtgtgtgataaggACTCACACTGTCCAAACTGTAGATGGGCACCATCCATAGTATTCTAgcggagagagacagagacggagagcgTGACAAAACAAACGGAGCTGTGTGTCGAAGGAGCAGCTCACCCAGAAAAGCAAATACACACCGTCACCAAGCCGCTGTACCTGTGGGCATCTCCGGTGCTATAGAGGCAGCGGTTCACAGTCGTTTCAGGTCTTTCTTCAAACAATAGtcatatgtgagtgtgtgtttgcccgCGATAATCATTCCTCCCCTTCGTGCCGGCCACCGAAAGATCCCTTTCCCAGGGCGCCACCCGTGTCGGCGACAAAACCCACCGAGTGAAAATACATTTCAAGATTCATCTGACGTAAATATGAGACCAAACTAAGTAGGTAGTTTCCAAACTTATAGCCTGTCTGTgtaaaattccctctttgtcgCAGCTAAACACGGGGAAACTAAACGCTGTAATTCTGGAAGATTCTCGCTTGAtgaactcagactgctgaagcctcatattagctacTAtgggtgtttttctttactttggGTGGAGTTATTTGAGCTTTTGCCCTCCCGGCCAGTAGGGGGCAACAACATTGGCTACGATGGTGGCCTTTCAGTGCGCGTGTGACGCGATGCACCTCTGCGGCCAGGTGGCGCCGTGCGTGCGAATGGCGGGAGGCGCAGCAGTTCTCAAAACGGCGAACGTGACTGCAAGGTCGAGGAAATCCAGAGAAAACCGGAGCTGCAGGTCGACCCTCGTCACATCCTCCCAGGCCACTGCAGCCGGTCACCTGCTTCAGGTTGGCCTTTGTCCTGGCAAGGAACAAACTCAAGCCACCTCTTGACCCCTGTGCCGGCTGGATAGCTCAGCCACCAAACGTCCGGAGTGTTGTCACCGGTTCGGCTCGACAATGCATTTTGACACAGAGCTCTCAATGGCCGGTGTGAGCAGAGGAAATGATCacagcaagcaaaacctgtttcagtgtGCATATGTGCGCATGTTAAGTgttttaatctgtgtgtgtgtttacctgatGATCGGTTTCTGCAGCTCAGGCTGGGTGTAGTGCACCATATGCTGCAGGATGCCCCACAGTGAGACAGGGATCGTCAGAAAGACGAACACGCCGGCTATGAACCAGGCTTTACTGTGAGTCCCAAcctggacacagagagagagagagagagaatcctCTGCTCAGCTACGTCCTCATCGTCAGTGGCTGGTAGCGTTTCTATCTGTAAGACTCCTGAGAGTCCAGGTTTGACCCGAGTGGGGCCCCCGGTCTGGGTGGGGGGGGTGTCGATTGAGAAGGAAGCGCACCTTGTCTTTCCGCAGCTCCCAGACGCAGAGCGGCAGCACGGCCACCAGCAGGAGAGCGTAGAGGACCAGAACCAGCGGGCGGATCCACCTCCGCCACTCTGCACACGAACACGGCATCGCGGCTGCTTCACCCTCGGCGTCGACTACGGGCACATCCTAGAGGGCAGAGACCTGTAACTGTACTGGGAGGTAGGGTAAGTTAAACGGATTTAGGGTCCTGGTACCGGCTGGTTGAGGATGTCTAGATTTGGTTTGATTAGGTTGAATCCCACTTCAGTGCACAATAAGTTTAGTTAAAATCTAGTTCAAAGGCCAAAGGTCGTATCTAGGACACACATTTTTTAggattttagaatttttcaCTAGCTAAGAACCTTGCATACATTTATTCTGTCAAAGTAAAAGCATATAAATCTGAATGAAAGCTTGCTTCAATTTGCCCTGTAAAATACTCTACCATCAACAGGGTTAACAACAAGCAGTGGGCGGATCGGTCATTAAGAGCTTGTGCTGTGCATCCAACCATTGTTCAAACCCACAAGacaaaaattttttaaaaaaagaaataacattttcattctagtgcagatcccccccccccccagttttcCAAAGACACCAAAGATGTGAGGCTGAGAGAAGGACGAGAGACAAATTCCCAGCGTCAACATCCTCCAGACCCACTGAAGAGCCGGGGCGAGCCGGGGCGGGCCGAGGCGAGCCGAGGCTGGGGGACGGCGAGGACCGAGACGGTCGTATCTACCCCAACGGGGAGACGGATTCGGCTTGGTCCAGGTCGCGCGAGGCAGCCGTCGGAGAAGCGGGAGCCGCGACACGAGACCGGCGTTTCCCGTTCGAGACGCTGCCGCGACCGAGCCCCCACGTCCACGTTTCAGGGAGGCCGCGTCCGGTCCGAAGAGGACCGTTAGAGAGGATCTCGTCTGGCACGAGAGCAGAGGGAGACGCGGTGTGGATCTACAGCCcccccttgtgtgtgtgtgtgtgtgtgtgtgtgtgtgtgtgtgtgtgtgtcaggtgtgaTGTTGATATCTTCACACGATTAGCATCCGGTgccgtattttttttttttttttatctgctcgACAGTGAAACCAGGTCGTT is a window of Xiphias gladius isolate SHS-SW01 ecotype Sanya breed wild chromosome 12, ASM1685928v1, whole genome shotgun sequence DNA encoding:
- the LOC120797143 gene encoding LOW QUALITY PROTEIN: transmembrane protein 184C-like (The sequence of the model RefSeq protein was modified relative to this genomic sequence to represent the inferred CDS: inserted 1 base in 1 codon), which codes for MPCSCAEWRRWIRPLVLVLYALLLVAVLPLCVWELRKDKVGTHSKAWFIAGVFVFLTIPVSLWGILQHMVHYTQPELQKPIIRILWMVPIYSLDSWLALRYPSLAIYVDTCRECYEAYVIYNFLVFLLNFLSNQYPSLVLMLEVQQQQQHLPPLCCCPPWPMGEVLLFRCKLGVLQYTVVRPVTTVIALICQLCGVYDEANFSFRNAWSYLVIINNISQLFAMYCLVLLYRALKEELTPIRPVGKFLCVKLVVFVSFWQAVLIAFLVKVGVISDKHTWDWDSVEAVATGLQDFIICIEMFLAAIAHHYTFTYKPYVQEAEEGSCFDSFLAMWDFSDIRADVTEQXRHVGRTFLGRPNKIYFGAATRPEHTEHTGLLTANSQDPLAVAATSMPSSPSSSGRYQGLGHTPAPHSISAPAGFTSSSWEDDSDNSPPRACGVP